The proteins below come from a single Cylindrospermopsis raciborskii Cr2010 genomic window:
- a CDS encoding 4-hydroxybenzoate solanesyltransferase has product MQTTPEGNQKPLWFIIMRLLRWHKPGGRLILMIPALWALFLAADGKPPTILVIVIILGSLATSAAGCVVNDLWDRDIDTQVNRTRDRPLASRALSVKVGVVVGIVALVCAAILAFYLNPLSFWLSVSALPVILLYPGAKRVFPIPQLILSLAWGFAVLISWSAVTGNISLPTWFLWGATVLWTLGFDTIYAMSDRLDDERIGVKSSALFFGDQTPNAVGIFFLGTIILLMAEAISLKLNIFFWISLLIASLGWFWQVLRLRDPKLPNREYGKMFSQNVGIGFLILLGMILGST; this is encoded by the coding sequence ATGCAAACCACACCAGAAGGCAATCAAAAACCATTATGGTTTATCATTATGCGCCTCTTACGGTGGCATAAACCAGGGGGTAGGCTAATTTTGATGATTCCCGCTTTATGGGCCCTGTTTTTGGCAGCTGATGGCAAACCACCCACAATCCTAGTAATAGTAATTATATTAGGTAGTTTAGCTACCAGTGCTGCTGGTTGTGTGGTCAATGATTTATGGGATAGGGACATTGATACCCAGGTTAACAGAACGCGCGATCGCCCTTTAGCTTCCCGAGCTCTTTCGGTGAAAGTTGGTGTAGTGGTGGGAATTGTTGCCCTGGTTTGTGCAGCTATTCTCGCCTTCTATCTTAATCCCTTGAGCTTTTGGTTATCCGTGAGCGCTTTACCAGTAATATTACTATATCCCGGCGCTAAACGAGTATTTCCCATACCCCAACTAATTCTTTCTTTGGCCTGGGGTTTTGCCGTTTTGATTAGTTGGAGTGCAGTCACAGGCAATATTTCTCTACCCACCTGGTTTTTGTGGGGGGCCACAGTCCTTTGGACTTTGGGATTTGATACCATCTATGCCATGAGCGATCGCCTGGACGATGAGCGCATTGGCGTTAAATCTAGCGCCCTATTTTTTGGTGATCAGACTCCTAACGCTGTGGGTATTTTTTTCCTCGGTACTATTATACTGTTAATGGCGGAGGCTATTTCTTTAAAATTAAATATATTTTTTTGGATCAGCTTATTGATTGCTAGTCTTGGTTGGTTTTGGCAAGTGCTACGATTAAGGGATCCTAAGCTACCTAACCGGGAATATGGAAAAATGTTCAGTCAAAATGTGGGCATAGGTTTCTTGATCCTCTTAGGGATGATTCTGGGATCTACCTAG
- a CDS encoding GNAT family N-acetyltransferase, with the protein MNSLLPPNLELIIRPVQYRDLDALEQLRRPREVPTKYGIFGMQWLGHWFGVLKFLNCFPNPWQHRFRQFVAERGRKLLGAIQVSPFNRTRSTWRVDQVMLDTCADKLGIGSQLLRHCFESILEARTWILEVNINDVSALALYRQNGFQRLAETTYWEIKPDLLQELAQAEPDLPNLLPVSNADAPLLYQLDTASMPPLVRQVFDRHTHDFKTSLFDIIGNAIKQWVEETEVVSAYVFEPQRKAAIGYFELQLDRQGTSPHVATLTVHPAYTWLYPELLSQLARITQDFPQQNLKLASSDYQPEREQYLENIGAQRIEHTLIMSRSVWHKIRESKFVSLEGIQWTEVLQGLQPARKPIPGGMSWIPKSPPVPEVTMGKSEMVALTIEPSESPQENN; encoded by the coding sequence ATGAACTCACTACTTCCTCCAAATCTGGAACTGATAATTCGTCCCGTACAATATAGGGATCTAGACGCTCTTGAACAGTTGAGACGTCCTAGAGAAGTCCCTACCAAGTATGGTATTTTTGGCATGCAGTGGCTAGGTCACTGGTTTGGAGTGCTGAAATTTTTAAACTGCTTCCCCAACCCATGGCAACATCGTTTCCGTCAATTTGTAGCGGAGCGCGGTCGTAAGTTGCTAGGCGCAATTCAAGTTTCCCCTTTCAATCGCACCCGCAGCACTTGGCGTGTTGACCAAGTCATGTTAGATACCTGCGCTGATAAATTGGGCATAGGCTCCCAACTACTACGCCACTGCTTTGAATCAATTTTAGAAGCTCGTACGTGGATATTAGAAGTAAACATTAATGATGTCAGTGCTTTGGCACTTTATCGTCAAAATGGATTTCAGCGTTTAGCGGAAACCACCTATTGGGAAATTAAACCAGATCTATTACAAGAATTAGCACAGGCTGAGCCGGATTTACCTAATCTCCTACCGGTTAGTAATGCGGATGCGCCCCTATTGTACCAGTTAGATACGGCATCCATGCCGCCTTTGGTAAGACAGGTATTTGATCGCCACACGCATGATTTTAAAACTAGTTTATTCGATATAATTGGTAATGCTATTAAACAATGGGTAGAGGAGACAGAGGTAGTGAGTGCCTATGTATTTGAACCTCAGCGTAAGGCGGCAATTGGTTACTTTGAATTGCAATTAGACAGACAAGGAACTAGTCCTCATGTAGCTACCTTAACAGTTCATCCAGCTTACACCTGGTTATATCCAGAATTGTTATCTCAATTGGCTCGTATTACTCAAGATTTTCCCCAACAGAATCTAAAATTAGCGTCATCCGATTATCAACCCGAAAGGGAACAATACCTGGAGAATATTGGTGCCCAGCGGATTGAACACACCCTAATTATGTCTCGCTCCGTGTGGCATAAAATCCGGGAGTCTAAATTTGTCTCCTTGGAAGGTATTCAGTGGACGGAGGTGCTTCAGGGACTACAACCTGCACGTAAACCTATTCCCGGTGGTATGTCCTGGATTCCTAAATCCCCACCTGTTCCTGAAGTAACCATGGGTAAGTCAGAAATGGTCGCTCTTACAATTGAGCCATCAGAATCACCACAGGAGAATAATTAG